A genome region from Gemmatimonadota bacterium includes the following:
- a CDS encoding type II toxin-antitoxin system prevent-host-death family antitoxin, which translates to MAEEYSIYDAKAKLSALVRQVREGRSFVITVHGQPVAELRPIEPKPKATTLAARVAELRAKGLITPARTTPDDPRAFPIGEYREGALQRFLDDRD; encoded by the coding sequence ATGGCCGAAGAATATTCCATCTACGACGCCAAGGCGAAGCTCTCGGCGCTGGTCCGCCAGGTCCGCGAGGGGCGGAGCTTTGTTATCACGGTCCATGGGCAGCCGGTCGCCGAGCTGCGGCCGATCGAACCGAAACCGAAGGCGACGACGCTGGCGGCACGGGTCGCGGAACTGCGCGCCAAGGGGTTGATCACGCCGGCGCGGACGACGCCCGACGACCCCCGGGCCTTCCCGATCGGGGAGTATCGCGAGGGTGCGCTGCAGCGCTTCCTGGACGATCGCGACTGA